One stretch of Muribaculum intestinale DNA includes these proteins:
- a CDS encoding TolC family protein yields the protein MMNHRIIRLCIPTLIAWSISAAAEEWTFRQCVDYARTNNISLQQSRLVGETAGLSLEEAKAQWEPTLDFTTRHTVGNSPWSESDKNTYNGTIGFNAAWTAYDGGARSAQIKRSRLDTQIAALETDDVMRTLETDLLRAYLNILYCKESIEIYREAVKLSDAQAERCRQLMEAGRVSRVDYAQLQAQAEQQRYNLSNATGTYDTRRMELKRLLELGIDTDLRLAPVVWTDSQVTDSLPPIAESYTLALHTDKKLEALRLQRDATALDVDIANAQRRPNISITAGVGTNYFAPGEAVGTQLKQSLNEQIGVALSLPITDGKKAKTAIAKAKIQQLNAALDEEARRNDIAQNVEAAYIDLRATQSRFAAAKEQLESARLSAELVDEQFSLGLVNTVELLTAHNNLIEAQHTLLQARFMAMLDRKLIEFYRTAEINL from the coding sequence ATGATGAACCATCGTATTATCCGCTTGTGTATACCGACTCTTATAGCCTGGAGCATATCGGCTGCCGCTGAAGAATGGACTTTCCGCCAATGTGTGGATTACGCACGCACCAACAACATATCTTTACAGCAGTCACGCCTGGTCGGCGAGACAGCCGGCCTGTCGCTTGAGGAAGCAAAAGCCCAATGGGAGCCTACACTTGATTTTACCACACGCCACACTGTAGGCAACTCACCCTGGAGCGAGAGCGACAAGAACACATACAACGGCACCATCGGATTCAATGCCGCCTGGACAGCATACGACGGTGGTGCCCGTAGCGCACAGATAAAACGCAGCCGACTCGACACACAGATTGCCGCGCTCGAGACCGACGATGTAATGCGTACACTTGAAACCGACCTGTTGCGTGCATATCTTAATATCCTGTATTGCAAGGAATCGATTGAAATATACCGCGAAGCCGTGAAACTCAGTGATGCCCAGGCTGAGAGATGCCGCCAGCTGATGGAAGCCGGCCGCGTGTCGCGCGTAGACTACGCACAACTCCAGGCTCAGGCCGAACAGCAACGCTACAATCTGTCGAACGCCACAGGCACCTACGACACCCGACGCATGGAATTGAAACGTCTGCTCGAACTTGGCATAGATACCGACCTCCGGCTCGCGCCTGTAGTATGGACCGACTCACAGGTGACTGATTCACTCCCACCTATAGCAGAAAGCTATACCCTGGCCTTGCATACCGACAAGAAACTCGAGGCCTTACGTCTTCAGCGCGACGCGACAGCCCTCGATGTAGATATCGCAAATGCCCAGCGCCGGCCCAATATATCTATCACCGCAGGTGTCGGCACGAATTACTTCGCACCCGGTGAGGCTGTCGGCACCCAATTGAAGCAGTCGCTCAACGAACAGATAGGAGTAGCTCTTTCACTGCCGATAACTGATGGAAAGAAGGCAAAGACAGCCATTGCAAAGGCAAAAATACAGCAACTTAACGCTGCTCTTGACGAAGAAGCCCGACGCAATGACATAGCCCAGAATGTAGAGGCGGCATATATCGACCTACGTGCTACCCAGTCGAGATTTGCAGCGGCCAAAGAACAGCTCGAAAGCGCCCGGTTGAGCGCGGAACTTGTCGATGAACAGTTTAGCCTCGGACTGGTAAATACAGTCGAACTTCTTACCGCCCACAACAATCTGATTGAAGCGCAACACACTCTTCTTCAGGCTCGTTTCATGGCTATGCTCGACCGCAAACTCATAGAATTCTACCGCACAGCCGAGATTAACCTATAA